In one Sander lucioperca isolate FBNREF2018 chromosome 7, SLUC_FBN_1.2, whole genome shotgun sequence genomic region, the following are encoded:
- the clpxb gene encoding ATP-dependent Clp protease ATP-binding subunit clpX-like, mitochondrial isoform X2: MSCPCTSAARLFLNTAHRGLSCSRIQLFSLSRQGSRETHLPPQVRVRSFSETAVCYAAKDGTTKDSGSDGGKKNLSEGKRLSGSGGSGKGGSQLRCPKCGDPCTHVETFVSSTRFVKCEKCHHFFVVLSETDSKKGLNKEPESAAEAVKLAFAQKPPPPPKKIYAYLDKYVVGQSYAKKVLAVAVYNHYKRIYNNIPAGSRQQVEVEKQPSLTPRELLQIAGISPHGNALGASSMQQQASQQAPQEKRGGEVLDSTHTEIKLEKSNIILLGPTGSGKTLLAQTLARCLDVPFAICDCTTLTQAGYVGEDIESVIAKLLQDANYSVEKAQQGIVFLDEVDKIGSVPGIHQLRDVGGEGVQQGLLKLLEGTVVNVPEKNSRKLRGETLQVDTTNILFVASGAFNGLDRIISRRKNEKYLGFGTPSNLGKGRRAAAAADLANTSGETDTVAEIEEKDRLLKHVEARDLIEFGMIPEFVGRLPVVVPLHSLDEETLVRILTEPRNAVVPQYQALFSMDKCELNVTPDALRAIARMALERKTGARGLRSIMEKLLLEPMFEVPHSDIMAVELNKDIVLGKSQPRYIRAPAKESTEEEYDSGIEEENWPRQADAANN, encoded by the exons GATTGTCCTGCTCCCGGATCCAGTTATTTTCTCTGAGTCGTCAAGGGTCTCGGGAAACTCATTTACCTCCCCAGGTACGAGTGAGGTCGTTTTCAGAGACTGCTGTCTGCTATGCCGCTAAGGATGGGACAACAAAGGACAGTGGAAGTGATGGTGGAAAG AAAAACCTCAGTGAGGGGAAGAGACTCTCTGGCTCCGGAGGATCAGGCAAGGGGGGAAGCCAGCTACGCTGCCCTAAATGTGGAGATCCCTGCACCCATGTAGAGACCTTTGTAT CATCAACACGGTTTGTCAAATGTGAGAAATGCCATCACTTTTTCGTGGTTCTGTCTGAAACGGACTCTAAGAAGGGACTAAACAAAGAGCCAGAATCTGCTGCGGAGGCAGTGAAACTGGCTTTTGCACAGAaacctccccctccccccaagAAG ATATATGCTTACCTCGACAAGTACGTTGTTGGCCAGTCTTATGCAAAAAAGGTGTTAGCAGTTGCTGTGTACAATCACTACAAGCGCATCTATAACAACATCCCTGCTGGCAGTCGACAGCAggtggaggtggaaaaacagcCGTCTCTAACACCTCGTG AACTGCTGCAGATTGCGGGGATCAGTCCTCATGGAAATGCTCTGGGGGCATCGTCCATGCAGCAACAGGCGAGCCAGCAGGCACCTCAGGAGAAGAGGGGCGGGGAGGTCCTGGACTCCACACACACTGAAATTAAACTGGAGAAGAGCAACATCATACTACTAGGTCCAACTGGCTCAG GAAAAACATTGTTGGCACAGACACTGGCACGTTGTCTGGATGTTCCCTTTGCAATATGCGATTGCACCACGCTAACTCAAGCTGGATACGTGGGAGAAGACATCGAGTCAGTTATTGCCAAACTGCTGCAAGATGCCAACTACTCAGTGGAGAAAGCACAGCAAG GTATTGTGTTTCTGGACGAGGTTGATAAGATTGGCAGTGTGCCTGGAATCCATCAGCTGAGAGATGTAGGAGGAGAGGGAGTCCAGCAG GGCTTGCTTAAACTCTTGGAGGGCACAGTCGTCAATGTTCCTGAGAAAAACTCCAGGAAACTGAGAGGAGAAACGCTGCAGGTAGACACAACAAACATTCTGTTTGTTGCGTCCGGTGCCTTCAACGGACTCGACAGAATCATCAGCAGAAGAAAGAATGAAAAG TATTTGGGTTTTGGAACTCCCTCCAACCTGGGGAAAGGGCGCCGTGCAGCGGCTGCTGCAGACCTGGCCAACACCAGCGGTGAGACGGACACTGTGGCAGAGATTGAGGAGAAGGACAGACTGCTGAAGCACGTTGAGGCCAGGGACCTGATTGAGTTTGGAATGATCCCAGAGTTTGTTGGTCGACTTCCTGTGGTCGTTCCTCTGCACAGCCTGGATGAAGAAACGCTAGTCCGAATCTTGACTGAACCACGCAATGCTGTGGTGCCCCAGTACCAGGCTCTGTTCAGCATGGACAAA tGTGAACTCAATGTGACTCCGGATGCCTTGAGGGCCATAGCCAGGATGGCCCTGGAGAGAAAAACTGGAGCTCGTGGGCTCAGATCCATAATG GAAAAGCTCCTTCTAGAGCCCATGTTTGAGGTGCCACACTCTGACATCATGGCTGTTGAGCTGAACAAAGACATTGTCCTAGGAAAATCACAACCCAGATATATCAG AGCTCCAGCCAAGGAGTCTACAGAAGAGGAATACGACTCGGGCATTGAGGAAGAGAACTGGCCTCGGCAGGCGGACGCTGCTAACAACTGA
- the clpxb gene encoding ATP-dependent Clp protease ATP-binding subunit clpX-like, mitochondrial isoform X1: protein MSCPCTSAARLFLNTAHRGLSCSRIQLFSLSRQGSRETHLPPQVRVRSFSETAVCYAAKDGTTKDSGSDGGKKNLSEGKRLSGSGGSGKGGSQLRCPKCGDPCTHVETFVSSTRFVKCEKCHHFFVVLSETDSKKGLNKEPESAAEAVKLAFAQKPPPPPKKIYAYLDKYVVGQSYAKKVLAVAVYNHYKRIYNNIPAGSRQQVEVEKQPSLTPRELEMRRREDEYRFTKLLQIAGISPHGNALGASSMQQQASQQAPQEKRGGEVLDSTHTEIKLEKSNIILLGPTGSGKTLLAQTLARCLDVPFAICDCTTLTQAGYVGEDIESVIAKLLQDANYSVEKAQQGIVFLDEVDKIGSVPGIHQLRDVGGEGVQQGLLKLLEGTVVNVPEKNSRKLRGETLQVDTTNILFVASGAFNGLDRIISRRKNEKYLGFGTPSNLGKGRRAAAAADLANTSGETDTVAEIEEKDRLLKHVEARDLIEFGMIPEFVGRLPVVVPLHSLDEETLVRILTEPRNAVVPQYQALFSMDKCELNVTPDALRAIARMALERKTGARGLRSIMEKLLLEPMFEVPHSDIMAVELNKDIVLGKSQPRYIRAPAKESTEEEYDSGIEEENWPRQADAANN, encoded by the exons GATTGTCCTGCTCCCGGATCCAGTTATTTTCTCTGAGTCGTCAAGGGTCTCGGGAAACTCATTTACCTCCCCAGGTACGAGTGAGGTCGTTTTCAGAGACTGCTGTCTGCTATGCCGCTAAGGATGGGACAACAAAGGACAGTGGAAGTGATGGTGGAAAG AAAAACCTCAGTGAGGGGAAGAGACTCTCTGGCTCCGGAGGATCAGGCAAGGGGGGAAGCCAGCTACGCTGCCCTAAATGTGGAGATCCCTGCACCCATGTAGAGACCTTTGTAT CATCAACACGGTTTGTCAAATGTGAGAAATGCCATCACTTTTTCGTGGTTCTGTCTGAAACGGACTCTAAGAAGGGACTAAACAAAGAGCCAGAATCTGCTGCGGAGGCAGTGAAACTGGCTTTTGCACAGAaacctccccctccccccaagAAG ATATATGCTTACCTCGACAAGTACGTTGTTGGCCAGTCTTATGCAAAAAAGGTGTTAGCAGTTGCTGTGTACAATCACTACAAGCGCATCTATAACAACATCCCTGCTGGCAGTCGACAGCAggtggaggtggaaaaacagcCGTCTCTAACACCTCGTG AGCTAGAGATGAGAAGACGAGAGGATGAGTACAGGTTCACAA AACTGCTGCAGATTGCGGGGATCAGTCCTCATGGAAATGCTCTGGGGGCATCGTCCATGCAGCAACAGGCGAGCCAGCAGGCACCTCAGGAGAAGAGGGGCGGGGAGGTCCTGGACTCCACACACACTGAAATTAAACTGGAGAAGAGCAACATCATACTACTAGGTCCAACTGGCTCAG GAAAAACATTGTTGGCACAGACACTGGCACGTTGTCTGGATGTTCCCTTTGCAATATGCGATTGCACCACGCTAACTCAAGCTGGATACGTGGGAGAAGACATCGAGTCAGTTATTGCCAAACTGCTGCAAGATGCCAACTACTCAGTGGAGAAAGCACAGCAAG GTATTGTGTTTCTGGACGAGGTTGATAAGATTGGCAGTGTGCCTGGAATCCATCAGCTGAGAGATGTAGGAGGAGAGGGAGTCCAGCAG GGCTTGCTTAAACTCTTGGAGGGCACAGTCGTCAATGTTCCTGAGAAAAACTCCAGGAAACTGAGAGGAGAAACGCTGCAGGTAGACACAACAAACATTCTGTTTGTTGCGTCCGGTGCCTTCAACGGACTCGACAGAATCATCAGCAGAAGAAAGAATGAAAAG TATTTGGGTTTTGGAACTCCCTCCAACCTGGGGAAAGGGCGCCGTGCAGCGGCTGCTGCAGACCTGGCCAACACCAGCGGTGAGACGGACACTGTGGCAGAGATTGAGGAGAAGGACAGACTGCTGAAGCACGTTGAGGCCAGGGACCTGATTGAGTTTGGAATGATCCCAGAGTTTGTTGGTCGACTTCCTGTGGTCGTTCCTCTGCACAGCCTGGATGAAGAAACGCTAGTCCGAATCTTGACTGAACCACGCAATGCTGTGGTGCCCCAGTACCAGGCTCTGTTCAGCATGGACAAA tGTGAACTCAATGTGACTCCGGATGCCTTGAGGGCCATAGCCAGGATGGCCCTGGAGAGAAAAACTGGAGCTCGTGGGCTCAGATCCATAATG GAAAAGCTCCTTCTAGAGCCCATGTTTGAGGTGCCACACTCTGACATCATGGCTGTTGAGCTGAACAAAGACATTGTCCTAGGAAAATCACAACCCAGATATATCAG AGCTCCAGCCAAGGAGTCTACAGAAGAGGAATACGACTCGGGCATTGAGGAAGAGAACTGGCCTCGGCAGGCGGACGCTGCTAACAACTGA
- the LOC116038513 gene encoding ubiquitin-associated protein 1-like, with the protein MNTLEDVPFQTLLGPLDEEVQLVTAPDITIPDCHRVLRDTEYGFNLEKWILTGQQPDCQAPSCPPYWLMFSSPEESCRANHRSGYPWDLNSRPRSHSLNSADTRRLHHRTVRFLISDSEDEDGYYEDNEASSNEDAPCSIKSREQPRSAAPKDPLSRVKDMYLGPSTHHSKPASPQSFRGSLPSLQDCRQPLRALEQHRSQQASSVSHGQKNTKKRKCSLGRRYSQDTPPAHSSPRLQQQRPSSAGPVVRNHRQKTLRTGGSRGVFFDSAAELVSALSQEERELLETITEKGYPLRTAILALQKTGYHCPEKILKYLVANGRLCELGYDEAQVEEALEMFQNCESKAAEFLRLLTQFNEMGFQQSAIKEVLLVHENNRERALEELMTCMSST; encoded by the exons ATGAACACTCTGGAGGATGTCCCATTTCAGACCCTACTGGGCCCATTGGACGAGGAAGTGCAACTTGTGACGGCTCCAGACATCACTATACCAGACTGCCATCGGGTACTACGAGACACTGAG TATGGATTCAACCTGGAGAAATGGATCTTAACTGGGCAGCAGCCAGACTGCCAGGCCCCCTCCTGCCCCCCCTACTGGCTGATGTTCAGCAGCCCTGAGGAGAGCTGCAGGGCCAATCACAGGAGCGGCTACCCGTGGGACCTGAACTCTCGACCCCGCAGTCACAGCCTGAACTCTGCAGACACTCGCCGGCTGCACCATCGCACTGTCAGGTTCCTCATATCTGACTCTGAGGATGAAGATGGTTACTATGAGGATAATGAAGCCTCCTCCAATGAAGATGCACCTTGCTCCATCAAGAGCAGAGAGCAGCCCCGGAGCGCTGCACCCAAAGATCCACTCTCCAGAGTCAAAGACATGTACCTTGGTCCTTCCACTCACCACAGTAAGCCTGCCTCACCTCAGAGCTTTAGAGGCTCTTTACCTTCTCTCCAAGACTGCAGACAACCTCTGCGAGCACTGGAGCAGCACAGGTCACAGCAGGCCAGCTCTGTGTCCCACGGGCAGAAGAACACCAAAAAGAGGAAGTGTTCACTGGGCAGAAGATACTCCCAGGACACACCACCTGCTCACTCTTCACCCAGGCTGCAGCAACAACGACCCTCCTCTGCAGGGCCTGTTGTCAGAAACCACAGACagaag ACCCTGAGGACTGGTGGCTCTCGTGGAGTTTTCTTTGACTCAGCAGCAGAGCTGGTGTCAGCACTCAGCCAGGAAGAGAGGGAGCTACTTGAAACCATCACAGAGAAGGGCTACCCTTTACGCACAGCTATTCTGGCTCTGCAGAAGACAGGCTATCATTGCCCGGAGAAG ATCCTAAAATACCTGGTAGCCAATGGCCGTCTGTGTGAGCTAGGTTATGATGAAGCACAGGTGGAGGAGGCCTTGGAGATGTTTCAAAACTGTGAGAGCAAG gCTGCTGAGTTCCTGCGTCTTCTGACTCAGTTTAATGAGATGGGGTTCCAGCAAAGTGCAATCAAAGAAGTGCTGCTTGTTCATGAAAATAACCGTGAGAGGGCTCTTGAAGAACTCATGACATGCATGTCTTCAACATAA